From Pelmatolapia mariae isolate MD_Pm_ZW linkage group LG1, Pm_UMD_F_2, whole genome shotgun sequence, one genomic window encodes:
- the jph3a gene encoding junctophilin-3, with product MSTGGRFDFDDGGSYCGGWEQGKAHGRGVCTGPQGQGEYAGAWSHGFEVLGVYTWPSGNSYKGTWAQGKRHGIGVETKGRWEYRGEWTQGFKGRYGQLESTASGARYEGTWSNGLQDGYGTETYSDGGTYQGQWLGGMRHGYGVRQSVPYGMAAVILFPLRTSINSLRSEHSHGPPAVLEDGTATTPTDGVVAGLAGSPVGRGGFALVAPSEAERQRKRKGRFRQSILSGLKLRRSESKSSLASQLSKQSSFCSEAGMSTVSSAASDIHSNTSESEQGAPVDATVTEMYAGEWRSDQRAGWGVSRRSDGLHYAGEWAGNKRHGYGCTTFPDGTKEEGKYKQNVLVSGKRKNLIPLRASKIREKVDRAVEAAEKAADIAKQKAEIAVSRMSHARGKAEAAEGVAQKATEECRLARIAAKELSPSFHIYGNGLECQRPKHQGAKDKDHEVISTGTDSPELCTPDTTPPVITPDLSPVLSVPTSPPHSPLKHTHRPRNACFMRQSAVDDQGGAEIQVLVEGRGMDLPRGGANNWSDDMYPDRAGSSRSTTPSLLEEQEGQINGHEQAPLSNHKPREKSISNHKSRDHASSYRAWEHSLSNQKLSKHASSNHKSRDYSSSNHKTWDHSSTNHKTCEHASSNYKPQVHILSNHKALDHNMSNHKTSEHASSNHKPQEYISSNHNAKDHVSSSCYNPREHVYSNHHPKQHNHSNHKLNEHAVIDQRLDSHTGGWTAESTLRWSPAHSRLTEQDEEKMNDYTVDMRLHCPDSQTSRGLGQESPAPKNNRLRSRSLRPVREGSMDSVQMLDNLNVGAELEEWPLHRDLTLSPPLKSQPITLEQEGEQFTLKSNSGSSSILVVMVILLNIGVAILFIHFFI from the exons ATGTCCACTGGAGGCAGGTTTGACTTTGATGACGGGGGGTCGTACTGCGGGGGGTGGGAGCAGGGTAAGGCCCATGGCCGAGGTGTCTGCACAGGACCCCAGGGTCAGGGTGAGTACGCTGGGGCCTGGAGCCACGGCTTCGAGGTCCTGGGCGTGTACACGTGGCCAAGTGGAAACAGCTATAAGGGCACCTGGGCACAGGGCAAGCGGCATGGTATCGGAGTGGAAACCAAGGGTCGCTGGGAATACAGAGGAGAGTGGACGCAGGGGTTCAAAGGTCGATACGGGCAGCTGGAGAGCACGGCCAGTGGGGCCCGGTACGAGGGGACATGGAGCAATGGGTTGCAGGATGGATATGGCACTGAAACCTATTCTGACGGAG gAACCTACCAAGGCCAGTGGCTGGGAGGGATGCGCCACGGCTATGGTGTGCGACAGAGTGTGCCGTACGGCATGGCAGCTGTCATCCTCTTCCCTCTGCGAACATCTATAAACTCTCTCCGCTCTGAGCACAGCCATGGCCCCCCTGCTGTGCTGGAGGACGGCACTGCCACCACGCCTACAGATGGGGTGGTGGCCGGACTGGCTGGGAGCCCAGTGGGTCGGGGTGGGTTTGCTCTTGTGGCACCGAGTGAGGCCGAACGGCAGAGGAAGAGAAAAGGCCGCTTTCGGCAGTCTATCCTAAGTGGCCTGAAGCTTCGGCGCTCTGAGTCCAAAAGTTCTCTAGCCAGTCAGCTCAGCAAGCAGAGCTCCTTCTGCAGCGAGGCCGGCATGAGCACCGTCAGCTCTGCTGCATCTGACATCCACTCCAACACCAGTGAGAGTGAACAGGGCGCTCCTGTGGATGCCACTGTCACTGAGATGTATGCTGGAGAGTGGAGGAGTGACCAGAGAGCTGGCTGGGGCGTGAGCAGGCGCTCAGATGGCCTGCATTATGCAGGCGAATGGGCGGGCAACAAGAGGCACGGATATGGCTGCACCACCTTCCCCGATGGCACCAAGGAGGAGGGAAAATACAAGCAGAATGTGCTGGTGAGCGGAAAACGCAAGAACCTGATCCCCCTGAGGGCCAGTAAAATCCGAGAGAAGGTGGACCGAGCTGTGGAAGCTGCGGAGAAGGCCGCGGACATCGCCAAGCAGAAAGCAGAGATTGCTGTGTCGAG GATGAGCCACGCTCGTGGGAAGGCAGAGGCCGCAGAAGGTGTGGCGCAGAAAGCCACGGAGGAGTGTCGACTGGCTCGGATAGCTGCCAAAGAGCTCTCACCCTCCTTTCACATCTATGGCAATG GGCTCGAATGTCAGCGGCCCAAACACCAGGGCGCCAAGGACAAAGACCATGAGGTCATCTCCACAGGAACAGACAGTCCGGAGCTGTGCACTCCCGACACCACGCCACCTGTGATAACACCTGATCTCAGCCCCGTGCTGAGCGTACCCACCTCACCTCCCCACAGTCCACTCAAACACACCCATCGCCCCAGGAATGCTTGCTTCATGCGCCAGAGCGCCGTGGACGATCAGGGCGGGGCTGAGATCCAGGTGCTGGTAGAGGGGCGGGGGATGGATCTGCCGAGGGGCGGGGCTAACAATTGGAGCGACGACATGTATCCGGATCGAGCGGGTAGCAGTCGCTCCACTACGCCCTCCCTTCTGGAAGAGCAGGAGGGACAAATAAATGGCCACGAACAAGCCCCTTTGTCCAACCACAAGCCACGGGAGAAATCCATTTCCAATCACAAGTCCCGGGACCACGCTTCCTCCTACAGAGCCTGGGAGCATTCCTTGTCCAACCAAAAGCTCTCCAAGCACGCCTCTTCCAATCACAAGTCAAGAGACTACTCATCGTCCAATCACAAAACATGGGATCATTCGTCCACCAATCACAAAACCTGCGAGCATGCCTCTTCCAACTACAAGCCACAGGTGCACATTTTATCCAATCACAAGGCCTTGGATCACAACATGTCCAATCACAAGACTTCTGAGCATGCTTCTTCCAATCACAAGCCCCAAGAATATATCTCGTCCAATCACAATGCCAAGGACCACGTCTCTTCTTCTTGTTACAATCCTCGAGAGCATGTCTACTCCAACCACCATCCAAAGCAGCACAACCACTCCAACCACAAGCTTAACGAGCACGCTGTAATCGACCAAAGGCTAGACAGCCACACCGGGGGCTGGACTGCTGAAAGCACCCTTAGGTGGAGCCCAGCCCACTCGCGCCTCACAGAGCAGGACGAGGAGAAGATGAATGACTATACAGTCGACATGAGGCTGCACTGTCCGGACTCGCAGACTTCTCGGGGGCTGGGACAAGAGTCCCCGGCCCCCAAGAACAACAGGCTGCGATCCAGAAGCCTTCGACCGGTCAGAGAAGGATCCATGGACTCTGTACAGATGCTGGACAACCTGAATGTGGGGGCAGAGCTGGAGGAGtggccactgcacagagacctcaCCCTCTCCCCACCTCTAAAGTCTCAGCCCATCACTCTGGAGCAGGAAGGAGAGCAATTCACCCTCAAATCAAACTCA GGCTCCAGCTCTATTCTGGTGGTTATGGTCATTTTACTCAATATTGGAGTagccattcttttcattcacttCTTTATTTAA